CAGCTTGACAATCTCGGCGCGGCCGTGTTCGCTGGCACACATCAGCGCCGTGGACCCCTCGTCGTCCTGCACGTTCACGTCAGCGCCGCACTCCAGCAGCGCCCGCACCATCTCCTGCCGACCGTGGCTGACCGCCAGCATCAGCGCCGTCTGGCCCGCCTGCAACAGGTAGAGGGTGTCATTTCTCCCCAAGACAGATAGCGTTTTGTGGAgctattgttatttatttattgtgattgAAAGAATTACACCATTTACAGCTTAAGAAATAtcgcaaaaaaataataaagccaAACCAACACCGACTCACTgatattttattatgttttactaTCGGAGACGATATGAATGAGGAAATTGTTGTTTCCACCATTCTTCACTCTAATGTGAACTTAATTCAAAGAGAAGCGATTTCTAGTCAACTGTTTGATGTAATTGACAGATCTTTTTTGTTTCTCCACAAAGAACCACACCAAGTAATGGTTAACTAATCATGTAAAAAGGGAGCAGTGTTAGCTATTCTCATTTATTCACGCTACTCACATAGTTCGTGCAAACAGGTTTCAAAGAGTGGCGTTAAGTTAGTCTCTGTGTCAAAGTCATAAGGCTTTATTGTTAGCCTACCTGTAAtgtataataaataacattaaaatcTGGCTTTGCGTCGCTCAAAGTGTATATTGGTtttcaacaaatgaaaaatgcGTCTTGGTATCTCCTCTTGAACTCTTGCTTTTGTTCAACTATTCAGAGACTGCTGTGGGTCCCTTTAGGTTTTCTGGGGGAAATTGTTGCCCATTACCTTCTTGCAATGTAAAAGTAGCTGTAGAGAAACATAAAAAAGGCTTAAAACAAGAATTTCAGAAGATTTTAGTGCAACCTCGGCCAAAGTGGTTTTATGCAACAGGGCGCAAACTAAAACATTGCTGTGTAcgccttttgtttttccccccacgGCCACAACAACCAGTGCCAGTAATTGCATTTATAGCATCACTGGCTATAAATCCAGAGTCCTGTGACTTGGCAGTGTGAGAGCCGGTCATGTGCTGCgttcaaacacaaatacatgcaACCTgatcaaataaagcaaagagatAAACAGATTGTCAACACATTTCTCTAATGTGGTCGAACCTGCATCCAATTACTCATCTGACTGAATACAGAACTTCTTTACAACACAGGGAGGCTCTTTTAACACTTTCCCCCATTGAAGTAAACAGGGAACAAAGGCGGCTTTTATCCCTAAGTTCTATTTACCTTCACTCAAACCAACGAGAGAATCCCATAGATATTCATTCAAAAGCTGGTTTGTATTTTGCCTTATTAAACTTAACTTAAAGTTTGATGGGACTTATGAGTCCCATCAAACTTTGTTGACTGTTCGTTGTGTCTCTGTTGTTGCAATACTATTTTGAGGGCTTGAATGTCACACACTTTAAAACAGTTTGAACAAAAGGAATTCTATGAAAACTTGAATCTATTAAAAGTAATGGTAGTAATATAGCAAATATATGCTTCTTTTACCCTGGTTCTTATTTGACTGTACAGTCTCagtgcttttgctttttgcacacacacacgtcggtcTTGCACACCTTGTCAGGTGACACTTTTTTTACAAGCAGAACTGAACCTTAAAAGTCTTCCAGcaacgtgcgtgcgtgcgtgcgtgcgtgagatGAGGACTTGCCTGGCTGGCCTTGGCGTTGACATTGCCCTGACTGAAGAGCCTCTTGACCACAGCcatgtccttctcctccttcacagTGGAGAGAGCGGCCagcatgatggccgtgtagccCGCCTTGTTCTGCTTGTCCACACGGCACAGACCTGCAGCGAGCGCAGGCTGTTTTAAGCACAGAACCGCTTGCGTGTCGGTGCAGACTAGTAGACACTTTACAATCCGTTTGGTTTTATGAGGCGTACACACAACTTTCAAGGTCTTAAGCAGAGAAATGGGACCGTTTATAAACGTGATAGAAATTAAATAGGCCAACAATGGGAAAATGTCCTTCCTTCACATCTAATAATTGGTTGGATTATTTACTGGATGCATTGGTATGGTGGGCATTGTCTCCGGGGGGTCCCTGACCTGTGTCGAGCAGCAGTCCCACCACGCTGAAGTTGGAGTGGGAGACGCTGTAGTGCAGAGCGGTGTTGCCGTTGCCGTCGGTCATGTTGACCACGTGCTCCAGCAGCGCCGACGACACCTCGGAGAACGCCATCAGATAGTCAGACACCCGCGGAGATTGAGCCATCTTGGCACTGGAGATACGGAACCACTCGAGCTGGACGGTGTGGGTGCTGGAGAGCTTCGGGTGACAGATTGAAGGAATATATTATCTGCAAtttacactcacacagacactgcAGCTGGAGGTGGAAAGCTGTGTTTAAGTACCTCAATACATTTAGTCAAGTACCATGTTGAAGTGAAAGTTCAGTATTTGGTTATTTTAATTCAATCCCGCAGTcggagctggtagatgtggaagtttggggtcccctactggagctgttgcccccgcgacccgaccctggataagcggttgaaaacgGATGGATGGAATTCAATCCGATGCATACTTCTACATGTCAGAGGCGAATAACAAACTTTAGTTGATTTTTTTCATAGTCAGATTAAAATTAAAGTATAAATCAAATAATGTTTTATCATCAGTTAAGATCGTAGTGATCCTTTACAAACTGTTGGTAATTAAAGCACAATGTGCTGTACTTTTTACTCGTACTTTTACTCTAGTAAAGGTTTTGAGAACAGGAATAAGAACATGTCAACACATGTTGGTAGGTTGAAATATTTCTTCCACCACTGAGAGAACACTAGTTTCTCACAAAAGAATTCTCGTTATTTGGTGAAACTTTTGTATAAACAACACTTAGCAAAGACATTGTTTGGAATGTAAAGGGAAGTCGCATTGAACAATGATTCAGTTTCTCACCCACACTGCGTCTATAATGATCGTTTACCAGAAGCAAAGATATACTTttacaataaacaaaagaaaaaaagtcaaacagcTTCAACCAACTTTCACTAAAATCAGATAATTCCCAAAATGAAGTGTTTACGCTAAATGTGTAAGTGGGGGATAAATGGGTTGAAGAAGCATGCAGGGACGCACCACTTCCTTACTGTTCAGCGCTGCGATGTCGTCCTTCAGGTGGTTCTTCAGAATGAGGCACGCTTCACGCATTTTTGAGCTCAGCTCAAATCTGCAACGAACACAGAATGATCTAcagttgaaaaacaaaacaacttgcTACTTTCTGTACATAGTCTTCCCCTTTATTACAAGTGTCATGGTGTGAATGAGGAGACCTGCTGTTTGTCATCAACAGGATTAGGTAGGATTCACATTGGCTGCAGTAACCCGCAACTGAATCTACGGCGACACATAAAATGTCGCATCGGGTACTTTGAGTAACGACATACTTCTCTTTCACAGCGTCACACGAATAACTTGTGTCTCTCAGTGTTTCCTCGTCAGTGTCACTCTCGTCCAGGTTGAcgtttctttcctcctctgagGTTTcgtcctccagagccgcctcgtcctcctctgtgCTGTCCAAGCACTCGCCTTCTCCACTTTCTCCAGAAGACgttccatcttcttcttcctcctcttcctcttcctcttcttcactggATGTAGATTCATACCTGTGATACATAAATACAGACATTTGTAGTTTCTCATTTAAGGAGCTTTGGtggctttttttgggggggaaacttttgttgttttgcatctcGCGCGTCAAACTTATAACTTTATGAACTTATGGACTTATGAACCTCTTCACCACCTGCTGCTCttattgtatttttactgtggttataatataaaacaaagtTTTATGTTACACACCCTCCATTCAGAATGCCAACAAACTGcaggctcttcttcttctcgccaGAGTTATTCCCGTCCTTCCTCTTCATGATGGACTTCAGCATTCCTGCTGCCATTATGGAAGCTGACCAAAAAAATGAGAGGATATTTTCAGTCCATTGTTGGACCACTGAGCCGTCTATTTAGAAAACCtaatttttatatttcttaGGGTACTAATTAtaagaagaaaaatgtaatttgtgacTTAAGCCACTCCAACTgttaatattaaataatgttcTTCCACCCACTGCCATGCTTTCTAATGATGCGTTATACTTTTGCCCCAATGAGACAGAAATAATTTTACATTTGATGCAttttgtgaattaaaaaaaaaaaagacctgtaTGAAGTTGAACCCCACATTGACGCTGTCACCTGTTTTGGCGTTGGCTGACGTCTTCTCTCCCTGGTCGCCCTCTTGCTTCTCAGCCATACTGACCACCTCTTCCTCTGGCGAGACTTTGTATTCAGCAATGGTCATCTGTCTCTTCTTGAGAACCGCAACCTTATGGGCCTCCATCTTTTCCTCAAACACGCTCTCCGATTGGCACCCGGTGCTGACCACCGCAACGGGTTCTGGCTCTGCTGCCGTCGCCGCAGCGTCAGTCTGGGTGAATTGTTCGATCTTCTCTGCTGTGCAGTTCTCACCCACGCAAGCATCGCTCGCCTCAGGGCGGCACGAGACCGCGACGTGTTTCAACCCGGCGGTCCGCGTCCCTACCTGGGCATTCATCACGTCTGGTTTAGCGAGAACACCCTTCTCCAATGTGACTTTAGAGGTTTTCTCCTCCATCTGGACTTTAAGGATTCCCATGTCTGTGTCGGCCACACTCAGTCGGACCTCCAGAGCCACAATGGACTCCTGTTGGAATTTAATGGTGTCCTGTAAAGTATCAATCTCGCGCTGCGCTTCGCCGGTCAGACCAAGTAGGGACTCTATGACCCAAACCTCCGCCTCTGCTGTCTCCGCACTGACCTGCACGCCCTCCTCCTGAACCAGAGGAGCGTCCATTCCGGAGCCTTTATCGCAAACTTTGACCTGCGTGCCCTCAGAGGCGTCTTTCACACCCTGCCTGTAGTAGAAAACAACAGAGTCCATCGGCGCGTCCCCCCCAACAGCCACTGATTTCTTCTCAACGGACACTTTTCCTTGAGGTTTAACTGGAACTTTTGATGAAGGTTCTGCAGCTTTCCCTTGATTCCCCTCGAACCTTTCAGTCAGCCTTTTCAGCTCACCAGATTTTCCGAGGCCTTTAAGTCCAGGTGAAACCGGTGTCGTCGGTTGGCCGCGCGTGGTGGGGTCAGTTTGAAGAACCTCGGCGGTTTGGGTGAAGGACTCTGTGGACTTCTGCTTCAGCTGGGTCACCTCCCTGGcttccttcttctcctgcagggcCAACAGCAGCGCGTCTTTCTCTGCCCGCAGCTTGGCCACCTCGTTCTCCAGCGCGGGGACGCCCTTCAcccgctcctccatctccttcagctgcttcaaGGCCGTGGCCATCTGCTCCCTAACCGTCTGCAGCTGGCTGGGTGGGATCGGAGTCATTGTGCTGCCAACAGCCGGAGTGCTGCGCCCGGAGGTCTGAGGACTGGGTTTGGTCCATCCGCTCTGCACGGGCTGAGTGGATTGCGAGCTCGCCAGCGCTTTGGGAGGATCGGCGAGCTGGAAGCGACCCCCGTTCTGGTGCTGGTGGGTTTGTTCGTGCTGTAGCCGCCGGCTGGTTTCCAGGAGGGTGCGTTCCACTCTGGGGTTGCGCTGCGGCGGAGGAGGTGGCACTTTGGCTCCGGCGGACAGGGGAGGAACGCCGAGGAGGGTCACGGGGGACAGACGGAGCCCCTCGCAGGGCGCCGACCCGAGGCGGTtgcgtggcggcggcggcggcggagctCTGCCGTCCTCGCTGGCCGGAGACGCCAGAGACTCTGTGGACGTCCAGCCACTGGCACGACCCCCCGCACCTCTCTGGGAGAGTCTGGCCCCTCGGCCTGAGCGGCGGGAGCCAAGGGGGGCCCGACGGAGGTTGTGCCCACTCTCTATCTCTTCTACATACTTGAGGAAGTCCAGATCCAGCTGGAAACCATACGGAGTCTGGACGGAGTAGGAGCCGGACTGGTCAGCGTCCTCCTGAGCGGAGTAGATGAATGGAGAGCCAAGATCTGAAAGAAGAAGGCATGTCACCATATGTCACCATAGGTCACGTCAAGACAATATGGCTACTATCCGTGTTACGGTCTGTGgaaaaacacatgttttgtttacatttcatgTTTTGAAGGATTTGGCAAATGTGTTATTCCCTGTCTCATGTTGCTATTTATTTCaggaatattttaaaatcatgTCTACTGGCTTGGAGAGATAAGGGTATCCATGTTTAAAATGTCCACAAACTAAAATCCTGTTAAAAACCAATGTTGTGAAAACTCAACAAAAACACCAGAAGCAGATAAAAACAAGTCAATTTGACTTATTACAACAATGACTTAATTCAAGTTCAACCTCATTTCAAGAGGAGATTCAATATGTTCAGTCACAAAATAATTTGGATATCAGAttgaatacaaaacaaaacattctgcAGCTTCTTACCAGGCAGCTTCGGGTTAACTTGAACCGACTGAGTCATTTTCAGGACGGAGATCTGTCAGCACGCAGCTTCAAATAAAGACctggcaacacaaacaacagtgATATTATAATAATGCATCCCATTCATACAGCGCTTTtctcaaagaaagaaactgTAGAGaaagttaaatgtttttactAAAAGGGAAACGCAACAACAAGCGGCTCTTTGCCTTCACTGTGATGGCGAacaaagatgcttttttttttatagaactAGAAGAAAAAGTGCAGAAACGCTTTAAAAGgttggtgttttattttggctcaaaacacgtgtgtgtgtgtgtgtgtgtgtgtgtttttcaagcAGTCAGCCTAAAGTCAGAATAAATTAAAAGTCA
This Gasterosteus aculeatus chromosome 8, fGasAcu3.hap1.1, whole genome shotgun sequence DNA region includes the following protein-coding sequences:
- the kank3 gene encoding KN motif and ankyrin repeat domain-containing protein 3, whose protein sequence is MTQSVQVNPKLPDLGSPFIYSAQEDADQSGSYSVQTPYGFQLDLDFLKYVEEIESGHNLRRAPLGSRRSGRGARLSQRGAGGRASGWTSTESLASPASEDGRAPPPPPPRNRLGSAPCEGLRLSPVTLLGVPPLSAGAKVPPPPPQRNPRVERTLLETSRRLQHEQTHQHQNGGRFQLADPPKALASSQSTQPVQSGWTKPSPQTSGRSTPAVGSTMTPIPPSQLQTVREQMATALKQLKEMEERVKGVPALENEVAKLRAEKDALLLALQEKKEAREVTQLKQKSTESFTQTAEVLQTDPTTRGQPTTPVSPGLKGLGKSGELKRLTERFEGNQGKAAEPSSKVPVKPQGKVSVEKKSVAVGGDAPMDSVVFYYRQGVKDASEGTQVKVCDKGSGMDAPLVQEEGVQVSAETAEAEVWVIESLLGLTGEAQREIDTLQDTIKFQQESIVALEVRLSVADTDMGILKVQMEEKTSKVTLEKGVLAKPDVMNAQVGTRTAGLKHVAVSCRPEASDACVGENCTAEKIEQFTQTDAAATAAEPEPVAVVSTGCQSESVFEEKMEAHKVAVLKKRQMTIAEYKVSPEEEVVSMAEKQEGDQGEKTSANAKTASIMAAGMLKSIMKRKDGNNSGEKKKSLQFVGILNGGYESTSSEEEEEEEEEEEDGTSSGESGEGECLDSTEEDEAALEDETSEEERNVNLDESDTDEETLRDTSYSCDAVKEKFELSSKMREACLILKNHLKDDIAALNSKEVLSSTHTVQLEWFRISSAKMAQSPRVSDYLMAFSEVSSALLEHVVNMTDGNGNTALHYSVSHSNFSVVGLLLDTGLCRVDKQNKAGYTAIMLAALSTVKEEKDMAVVKRLFSQGNVNAKASQAGQTALMLAVSHGRQEMVRALLECGADVNVQDDEGSTALMCASEHGRAEIVKLLLEQPGCDISIVDNDGSNALSIALEASHNDTAVLLYAHMNYARTPPVGSPTVQPRSPTSSHKSWPSD